The Alnus glutinosa chromosome 3, dhAlnGlut1.1, whole genome shotgun sequence nucleotide sequence TCTTCAGAATAATTCTTTCGTTGGTAAATTTCATTTGCCACCAGATCAGCACAAGAGTATTTTAAAGATGGACATCTCTGACAATTGCTTAGATGGGCAACTTCAAGAAAATATTGGAAAGATTACTCCATACGTAAGATATCTAAAGCTTTCCCGAAATCATTTTGAAGGATATCTTCCGTCCTCAATTAGTGAGATGAGTCATTTAGAAGATTTGGACTTGTCATTTAATAATTTCTCGGGAGAGTTACCAGCGGAATTTGTTGCCAATTGCACCTCCTTGTATTTTTTGAAGTTATGCAATAATCGCTTTAACGgtgaatttttctcaaagcactTCAAGCTGCGATATTTATCAGTTTTGATATTAAACAACAATCAGTTCACAGGTACTCTACCAGCTATACCATTGCAATGGAGTCTAGATTATTTGGATATTAGCAACAACAACATGTCAGGAACAATTCCTGGATGGATGGTAAACAGGACGTTTTTTTGGACTTTTGACGTGAGTAACAATTCCTTTGAAGGTCAGATTCCTTGTGGACAAGTAGATTTCTTTCAATTATTAGACCTTTCTCATAACTCACTTTCAGGATCGTTACCTTCTTGCTTGAATCTACAGGGTGTTCACCACCTACTATTGCAAGGAAACAAACTTTCAGGACCTATACCAAAAGCTATTTTCAATTCATCGACTCTTAACACATTGAACCTTAGAGATAACAGCTTTTCTGGAAGCATCCCTGTTGAAATCGGTGCACTTTCTAACTTAATAATACTTTTGTTGAGAGGCAACAATTTCAGTGGTATAATTCCAAATCAGATGTGTTGGTtaaataagataagaataatggaTCTTTCCAAGAACTCTCTTTCTGAGACAATACCAAACTGCTTTCACAACATGTCCTTTGGAAAGTTAATTGTTGATTATGTTGTCTATAATGAAGATCCTTCTGAGGGCTGGTATGAACAAATAGGTTCAACATTCCAAAACCTTATAAAAGGGAATAATGAAGGAGGTAAGATGGAGTTATTATATCGTAAAGAAATTAACGTTGTGTTTGTAACAAAATATAGGTTTAACTCCTACCATGGTAATATCCTTAATTACATGTCAGGATTGGATTTGTCATGCAACAAGCTCACAGGTAGAATCCCACCTGAACTAGGAAATCTATCTTCAATTCATGCTTTGAACTTGTCTTACAATCAGTTGACAGGTTCCATTCCacaaacattctcaaatttgaacCAGTTGGAGAGTTTAGACCTTTCTCACAACAATTTGAGTGGAGAAATTCCTTCAGTATTGATTGATCTGAACTTTCTAGCAATATTCACTGTGGCTTATAACAACTTATCGGGTAAAGTTCCAGATTGGAAAGCACAATTTGCAACGTTTAATAAGAGTAGTTACGAAGGAAATCCATTTCTTTGCGGACAACCAATAGAGAATAGTTGCACCGGAGCAGACGAGTCACATCCATCACCAACAAAATCTTCAAATGCAAGTGAAGGGAATTGGTACGAAATAGATCATCAGGTCTTCTTTGCAAGTTTTACCGCATCttatattgttttcttcttgggTGTTGCTACTCTTCTTTATATTCATCCTTATTGGCAACAACGGTGCTTCAATTTTATTGAGGATTTTAAGTACTGTTATTATCCTGTTTTTGATAACTTAAAAAGATTGTCAAACCGTCTATATCCTTAGATATATTCAGTTTCCATGGACATCTTTGATGGTAGTGATGATGGCTAGCGGTACATTTGATTATGAATAATGGTTATTGCGCTGTAATATGAGACAAGTTATTCACTTGCACTTGCTTTCTTCTGTATTGTAATTCTCGTCACTTGATGACGGATATTGTTCTTGTAGAAATCagcattattataatttattcacTTCAATACATTATGGTCTCCATCATTCACAGAAATGTACCCTAGATTAAACATTGTGACCATTCCAGAACttaagacaacaagagaaaaaagaaaacgtaAAAGAAAGGGATAATGGAAGAGGATTGACACGAGTAAGGATATCAAAGAGAAAGATCAGCCAAGTCAAAAGTTCTGGAAACAGCTTTGCACCAAGATtccaccttcttcttcctcaactcGTCGTTTAATGTTGAACGGAAAATGGTAGCACTTTTACACTTTTCTTCGGAAGCAAAAATCTCATCTTCTGTCCAAAAACCAACTGCTAATCCAGCAGCATAGGCTGCTCCAAGGGCTGTTGTTTCTATGTCAGCTGGTCTCACGACCGGGCTTCCCAACAAGTCTGCCTACAAACATTATTATACAAAATCTACAATTATTGGACCACAAAAAGGAGCTCACAGTTTGATTAGAACAAAACACACCAAGAACACATGATGATATAGATAgctaatcaaataaaacaaaaaattcacaaGATCACTGACAATATCtgatatattaatatttattcaaaTGAACATTGCAATatgaaaatatcaaaactgACAGCCTTGGTGAAACTCCAACCAGAAAATgacaatttcttaaaaattggttagtgaaaaaaaaacaaaaaaacaaaacaccacTCCTTTCACATATAATCAAATAAGTGAAGGGAAAGAAGAAACTAAAAACTTTAAGGAAATGATTAAGTAAACAGATATAACATAGAATAGCTGCCCATGAACATTTACCAAGATTTACAAAAAAGAAGCCAATGAACTCTAATTCAAAATAGTACACTCCTTCTCCCCTATAAAAATAGGATGACTTGTGAGGCAAAACTTtgaggaaatgaaagaaaaactttGAAGTCACTTCTTTCACTTCTCCATATGGGATCCATAGCAACAAGAAAAACAGATTCAGAAGACTACTCAAAGCAATTCAAACCAGCATCATGTTGCAAGAAAAAAGGTTGCAAACAATTTCCACAATTTTGAGGAAAGCATGAAAGCATAAATGGTCCAAGGAGTGAATGATAAATCTATTATGTGCCTTCACATTGATATAcaacaaaataagaattattCTACAGTTCTTTCTacatgatttcaattttttaatccATATCTCTTTCAATTATTTGGGTTTCCTGTCGAGCTACTTAGAAACAAAGATATACAGTAGCACAAAAAACTTTGGTGAAAATTCACCACTGTTTGACAACTGGCACAAACTGGAGAAAATGCCAAATGTAACTTTTCATGGCTGTTTCTGAGATTACAACAACTTAGAGACCTACATTCTGAGAACCAAAAAGCCAACAGAAATATCAAGGAAAGAACAATTGTTAAAGTGGTTGAAAAGTGAGAAAATCATATTATTAAGGAAGAAAGACTTGGTAAAGGAGAACTCGGCACAGATTTATAAAAAGGGTGTCGGcagaaaaaagaggaagaaaatagaaaaaggcTGTATTAGTAATGTTGAACTATAAGCTAAAATGGAAAATTTATGACAAAAGAAACACAGAGAGCCCAAACCTGAATCTGCATCAAAAGATTGTTAACAGTAGCACCACCATCTACCATAAGCAAGAATTCCCCCTTCTCATTCTTAACCTCACCCTCCTCCCCTGCATCTTTGTGCATTGAATCCAACACATCTTTGACTTGGAAACACATGCTCTCGAGCACAGCTCGAGCAATGTGAGCCTTGCTTGTAAACCTTGTGATCCCAATACAAACTCCCCGAGCATCATCACGCCACCAAGGAGCAAACAATCCATTAAAAGCAGGCACAAAGTAAACCCCGCCGGTGGTTTCAACCTTCAAGGCCAATTCCTCAATCTCACTCGCGCTACTAATAATCCCAAGACCGTCTCTGAGCCACTGAACTGCAGCTCCAGCAATAGCAATCGATCCCTCCAGAGCATAATTTGTTGGTGCTTCGGGGCCAAGCTTGAATGCTAAAGTGGTTAGGAGCCCATGCGTTGACTGGATTATCTCTTCACCTGTGTTGAGAAGTATGAAAGCACCAGTTCCATAAGTGCTTTTAGCTTCACCTTTCCGGCAAGCTTGCCCCACCATTGCTGCATGTTGATCGCCTAAACATCCTGAAATTGGGACACCAGACACTGCCCATCCTTTGGAGATTTTTCCAATAAGCTCAGAATTACTGACAATTTTGGGCAGAATTTCAGCTGGAATCCCCAGGGTCTCTAAAGTGGGTTTATCCCAATCAAGTGTTTTGAGATTCATGAGCATTGTTCTTGATGCATTCGAAACATCAGTAGCATGAATTCCTCCATTTACCCCACCTGTTAAATTCCAGATTAACCAAGCGTCTATAGTACCAAAAAGAGCATCCCCTACTTTCACAGCCTCCTTAACAGCATCCACATTTTCCATCAACCAGAGCAGCTTCACTGCACTGAAATAGGTGCTTATGGGCAGACCACATACCTCCACAAAATGAGTCCTTCCCCCTGCCAATTCCTTCTCCAATTTTCTGCAAAAATTGAAACCAGAAAATCCAAATAAAGCACTCCAATTCAtccagaaaaagaagaacaggTACTCCCAGATTACGGTAACTAAAAAATGTGTATAAAGCAAAATTCATAAATTACTCAAATCcaattcataaaaatattaaaacccaATGCATAATCATAAATTTGATGAGATGAGTatcaattaaaatcataaacaaaTAACACCCTGACACCCAATTCATAATCATATTATCCAAATAATGGAATGGGTATTCATCACAATCCGAATCCAAAAGCAACAACTACCCCAAACAGAACTAGAGTAATTAAGAAATTGATATTGATTAGCATCCAAGAATTACAATATCCAAGATCTCAAATATCCAATCCCATAAATCATTCAAACCAATCCAATAAAATCTTTCACTCAAATCACCAGAATTTATAATCAATTATATCTAGAAGTAAACCAGAATATCTAATCAATTTGACTGTAATCATCCCTAAACCTATTCCAAATCCAACTTCAGATAACAATGTAATCTCTATTAGTATCTGCAGGTTGCTCGAGGAGAAGACTAAGTCCACAGCACCCTACAGTAGCCTAGAGGAGTTCCCAACgtataaaatgagaaaaagttCCAATTCGACCGAGATTGAAGAAGAATAATTTTAGAGAAAGTGAAAAAGAACAGTACTACATCGTATAATATCATCAATCAAAACTGTGTATGAAAACAATCATGCACAAATCAGTATAGCACAACGGCTTTTGACTAAACGTTATAAGTCATATCCCCGTATCACTAACCCCAAATATACAAAATCAAaggaataatttttaaaaaaaaaatatatatatatatatattcggaaATGGAGTAAAAAGTGCAAAAGCAACAACAACCCAAATCCGACGGTCAACAAGGCCCTCTTGCCCCACATGGAGCCGGAAATCTTGGGTACAGCATTGCTATTGTCCCTCTCCTCAGCGCCAGCGGACGGAGTAGAAGAATCGTTGTAACTGGGAATGATCTAAAACTAATtccaaacaacaaaaccaaaccAGAAATGGACAAAGGAATACCTGCAAATAGAACTGGTACGAACATCCATCCAGACAATGGCGTTGTGAAGAGGATAACCGGTGGATTTGCTCCACAGCAGAGTTGTCTCTCTCTGATTGGTCAACCCAATAGCCTTCAATCCACTGTCCACGTTGTGGCCATCCGCTGTGGCCTTGTCTATTGCCTTGGCAATGCACACCCTCACACTCTCCAGAATCTCCATTGGATCATGCTCCACCCATCTGCAAAATACCCAGAAAGAGAGAAACTTTATAGAGAGCGAGagaaagacagagagagagagagaggatgatATTTGATAACTTACCCGGCTTCTGGGTAGAACTGAGTGAACTCGATCTGGTGAGATCCTACCGGGCGAGCTGAGCGGTCGTAGATAATGAATCTGGTGCTGGTGGTTCCTTGGTCGATTGAGCCAACATACGCAGCCTCCTTGTttgacatttttcttcttcttcttcttcttgcttttGTTGTATAATTTTCTTGTGGGTTACCCAGAAAGAAAACAGAGTGTGAAAATTTatagagaaagggagagagcgAGGACTTCTTGATGTAGAGTCAGCTACTGGAGGGAACAAGGATGCCGATTTGCCaggaattttctttttcttttttttgtaaacgGGGCCAGGGTTTATCCaatcattaaaatattgatattgTTAATAATTAGGCTAAGAAATTCGATAAATTTTTAATTCGTATGGATAATGATCGCCAattatttttgttcttaattAAGGCTATTTGTAATTTGATAAACTTTAATTGGAATAggaatcctttttcttttaatatcaaaatactaaaattggATCAATGGTAAACTCCCTCGTTTTCAAATAGTCATGGGATCTGAAAAATTAAGGGGGTGAAAAATAAttctataaattataaaaaaaaaaaaaaaaaaaaaaaaaaaaaaaaattgacaactcACAGTGTTGAAGTCATTTATCCCCTAAACATAAACTTATGCCTTAAATTTcgtcaaaattatatatattttttgaggtaaattaaaagtaaatatatgTAAATAAAATGGATAAATTCAGGTTTGTTGAGCAACCAGATTAGGGCGGAAAGTACGAAGTCCTGGTCAAGATGTATATGACCTCATCTCTCCGGACTTCTTGGTTTGCTCAACGACCTTTGATTCACATTTTATCGCCACGTGGCCCTTATTAGGGCCGTTAAAATCTATTGCCACGTGGCTGACTATTGGTCGTTCAGACAAGTTGACTTGGGCGGACAAGTGCACGTTACGCTCGCACATTTTCACGGGAATTCCATTCAAAGATGGTGGCTTGCTGCAATATTCCGGAACAAATTTTAGGTTATTATCTGTATTAAATTGTCAGTAATTTAAACACTTAATGTGGAAGACTTCATATAAAAcctatttatttgaataaatgaTTCAACAgctcaaatttttatttgaatggataaattcaagaaaaaaatacacataatttcttcaaactaccacttaattATCAATGTCTCCCCAAATTATCAATTATGTCTATGTCTCCCCTCAAACTATTAAAATAGGTCAATGTCTCCTTAagattaacaaaaaaacaaaaataactttgaattttttttaataagataaaaatatccttataaatttcaaaatgtaaaaaaaaaaactaaaaataaataaataattttttaaaaataaattcagggagaaactaaaaataaatttcaaaatttaaaaataaaataaaataaaacgaaaaacatcaaatttttttcaaaaaaataaaaccctttttttattttttatttaatttttaattttttgcttttagttttttttttgtataattttttttttagtttttttaattttaataattttattaagggtatttttgtcattagatgagacattgacatttttcgaTAGTTTAAGAGGGGAGAGATtaatacaattggtagtttagggggacattgacaatgaggtggtaattTGAACAGGTTTTGTGTACTTTTTTCTAAATTCAATATGAGGTTTTGCctaaattattagtaatttatGCGTATAATTGTTATGAATCCTTATCCAATCGAATGTGGATAGTGTAAAGACACACCCGCCACGGTTCATAGCAAATCACTTGGCTCCATGTTTCATTAGGTTATGGCgagtagttgattttttttttttttggaagaaattgtTAAGTGATTCTTACTTTTAAAGTCTTTATAATTTTATGGTGCGTTTGTGATTGTGATTTCGTGAgaaaaaagtacgattttaaaccaaatcgcagaaatgAATCATTTGATAATTGGGTTTTTAAAAgttacaatttgaaaacatagaaaattgcttttcaaattgcaggcaaagttgtacttttttttaaaaaaatgcataattttaaatgctaacctatgattttaaatgtcaaactgcgattttgccaaacgtttaattgcgtttttaaaaatcacttttacaAATTGTtattaaatcgcacttttttaaagtcacacacccaaacggacccttaatctgaaattcaatttggttatTGAATCTtcactttgattaattagatCCTTGAGTCCTTGCATTTAACGGTTTTTACAAATTGCTCTTTATGATAGAATTACTTAATATACACCTGATTTATAACACATTATCCATGATTTCTAAATAACTTCATTATCCTTTTATTATCCATGAAAATCACCGCAATACCACGATTAATTTAAGTGTTCTTATTAAAATCCAAGATGATATTCAttgttaaattgattttttctttttctttttttgaaataatagtaCTGATTCTCATTCATGACTTGAAAAAACAATTAGAGCAAAACAGCTCTAAATAACCAAAGGGATAACCTTTGATGATACAAAATGTCTAAAATACACCGCAATGCAATTAATCCATACTCGTTCCTGTGCATGATGGAGCCTTGCCTATGCTAATAGATGAGCAACCGCGTTTCTCACAAATTTGGTATGACATACCTCCCAAGGCTAGAAAAAACGTAACAGATTCTAAATATCAGCAATAACTTGTCTGTGTGTAGCCCATAATAAACTCTTGTTTTTAATAGCAGACATCACTTGCAAAGAGTCTCCttccaaaacaattttttggAAACCCCTACCATGGCAAAACTCAACAGCGTGCAAAGCAGCCATAGATTCGGCAACCACCAGGGCTACAGAGGCGTGCAAAGACGAACTAGAAGCAACAACAATCTTACCATTTGAATTCGGCGCCATAACCCCAATCCCCACTTTTCCTTGAGCATGATTCAAAGAAATATCCCAATTCACCTTATAAAAACCAAATGGAAAAGGTTTCCAGATCACTGCAACAGGTTGAGCCATGCCCATTGCCCGCCATTCTGTCTCCTTCTACAACTTCTCCTCCTCTAGCTTCATTGCCTGATGATAATCTTCAATATAAGATACAGCTGCACTGATCAAAGCATTTGGGCGGAGAAAATCTCCCCCATGAACCACAGAATTCCGTCTAATCCACAGTCTTCATGCCACTTCTACATGAAGCTCAAAATCCTCAGTCGTGCACCGTTTCAAAATGTATTCCAACAACTCAATAAAAGTGTCCCCAGCAACAACACTCTTCTGCATGGACTTCCCGCAACCTCCCCAAACATCATTGGCCGAAGGACAATCCCACAAAATGTGTTTTATCAACTC carries:
- the LOC133862791 gene encoding receptor-like protein 13 → MEWAFVKALLWGLLVFLQFHGHTPACLQEERIALLKLKAFLQPNIIYANDHLLPSWIDDAKSDCCGWERVTCNSTTAHVIKLSLYNLNQDPDYYEYPYSYAYEYKDKKHWLLNMSLLVPLKELTTLNLSGNAIGGCLPNEGFEKLSSLRYLRFLDLSYNYFKNNSILQSLSAMASLETLNLTPNELQGYFPAQGGFESLPRLENLETLDLSYNNFNRSIIELLSAAKSLKNLNLASNGIEGLFPAKELLSAAKSLKNLNLASNGIKGLFPAKSFESLSILENLETLDLSSNYFNRAIFESLTAIKSLKNLNLAQNGITGSFPTQEISALENLEKLDLSYNQLNGSLTFQGLSNFSRLEILNLHENSFTGSISPYIEALSSLKAISLAWNKLNGTLPKELCGLKKLEELHLYGNFFDGILPPCLNNLTSLRLLDISENQFAGNISSSLIAIPTSLGYIDFSYNHFEGLFSFNLFANHSKLKVIILGSENNKFEIETEDSVVWDDLSFQLKIFILRNCSLNKLTGNIPKFLFDQHELEIIDLSHNKLTGNFPMWLLQNNTGLRELSLQNNSFVGKFHLPPDQHKSILKMDISDNCLDGQLQENIGKITPYVRYLKLSRNHFEGYLPSSISEMSHLEDLDLSFNNFSGELPAEFVANCTSLYFLKLCNNRFNGEFFSKHFKLRYLSVLILNNNQFTGTLPAIPLQWSLDYLDISNNNMSGTIPGWMVNRTFFWTFDVSNNSFEGQIPCGQVDFFQLLDLSHNSLSGSLPSCLNLQGVHHLLLQGNKLSGPIPKAIFNSSTLNTLNLRDNSFSGSIPVEIGALSNLIILLLRGNNFSGIIPNQMCWLNKIRIMDLSKNSLSETIPNCFHNMSFGKLIVDYVVYNEDPSEGWYEQIGSTFQNLIKGNNEGGKMELLYRKEINVVFVTKYRFNSYHGNILNYMSGLDLSCNKLTGRIPPELGNLSSIHALNLSYNQLTGSIPQTFSNLNQLESLDLSHNNLSGEIPSVLIDLNFLAIFTVAYNNLSGKVPDWKAQFATFNKSSYEGNPFLCGQPIENSCTGADESHPSPTKSSNASEGNWYEIDHQVFFASFTASYIVFFLGVATLLYIHPYWQQRCFNFIEDFKYCYYPVFDNLKRLSNRLYP
- the LOC133862790 gene encoding glycerol kinase; protein product: MSNKEAAYVGSIDQGTTSTRFIIYDRSARPVGSHQIEFTQFYPEAGWVEHDPMEILESVRVCIAKAIDKATADGHNVDSGLKAIGLTNQRETTLLWSKSTGYPLHNAIVWMDVRTSSICRKLEKELAGGRTHFVEVCGLPISTYFSAVKLLWLMENVDAVKEAVKVGDALFGTIDAWLIWNLTGGVNGGIHATDVSNASRTMLMNLKTLDWDKPTLETLGIPAEILPKIVSNSELIGKISKGWAVSGVPISGCLGDQHAAMVGQACRKGEAKSTYGTGAFILLNTGEEIIQSTHGLLTTLAFKLGPEAPTNYALEGSIAIAGAAVQWLRDGLGIISSASEIEELALKVETTGGVYFVPAFNGLFAPWWRDDARGVCIGITRFTSKAHIARAVLESMCFQVKDVLDSMHKDAGEEGEVKNEKGEFLLMVDGGATVNNLLMQIQADLLGSPVVRPADIETTALGAAYAAGLAVGFWTEDEIFASEEKCKSATIFRSTLNDELRKKKVESWCKAVSRTFDLADLSL